The Cyclopterus lumpus isolate fCycLum1 chromosome 12, fCycLum1.pri, whole genome shotgun sequence genome window below encodes:
- the LOC117740116 gene encoding ceramide transfer protein-like isoform X3, whose protein sequence is MSDNQSWNSSGSEEDVEPRDESGHLVGIVDLSGVLSKWTNYIHGWQDRWVVLKNNTLSYYKSQDETEYGCRGSLCLSKAVITPHEFDECRLDISVNDSVWYLRAQDPEHRHQWIDSVELHRADSGYGSESSLRRHGSMLSLTSATSGFSATSTSSFKKGHSLREKLSEMETFRDILCRQVDTLQKYFDGCSDAVTKDELQRDKIVEDDEDDFPNTRTDGEFLHNNHGIKEKLFQSVSPKGINGIDFKGEAITFKATTAGILATLSHCIDLMVKREDSWQKRVDKEMEKRRRIEEGYKSALNELKKKSHFGGPDYEEGPNSLINEDEFFDAVEAALDRQDKIEEQSHTEKIRLQRSSPVPPGDVYSSIGTHRYSDKVEEMVQSHMTYSLQDVGGDANWQLVVEEGEMKVYRREVEENGIVLDPLKATHSVKGVTGHEVCHYFWDTTYRNDWETTIENFNVVETLSDNVAIVFQTHKRVWPASQRDVLYLSAMRKIMASNENDPDTWLVCNFSVDHDDAQPSSRCVRAKINIGMICQTLVSPPEGDKEISRDNILCKITYVANVNPGGWAPASVLRAVAKREYPKFLKRFTSYVQEKTAGKPILF, encoded by the exons tgGACAAATTACATCCATGGATGGCAGGACCGTTGGGTGGTCCtcaaaaacaacacactgaGCTACTACAAGTCTCAGGATGAGACCGAGTACGGCTGCCGGGGTTCCCTCTGCCTCAGCAAAGCTGTTATTACT ccTCATGAGTTTGACGAGTGCCGGCTGGACATCAGTGTAAATGACAGCGTGTGGTACCTCAGAGCACAAGACCCGGAGCACAGGCACCAGTGGATCGACTCCGTGGAGTTGCACAGA GCTGACTCTGGATACGGATCAGAGTCTAGTCTGCGGAGACATGGCTCCATGCTGTCGCTCACGTCGGCCACCAGTGGCTTCTctgccacctccacctcctccttcaag AAGGGTCACAGCCTGAGAGAGAAGCTGTCGGAGATGGAGACCTTCAGAGATATCTTGTGCCGGCAGGTGGACACGCTTCAGAAATACTTTGACGGCTGTTCGGACGCCGTGACGaaggatgagctgcagagggatAAAA tcgtGGAGGACGATGAAGACGACTTCCCCAACACCCGGACAGACGGAGAGTTTCTGCACAACAACCACGGCATCAAAGAGAAAT TGTTCCAGTCTGTGAGTCCCAAGGGAATCAATGGCATAGACTTTAAGGGCGAGGCCATCACGTTCAAGGCCACCACAGCTGGGATCTTGGCCACGTTGTCCCACTGTATCGACCTCATggtgaagagagaagacagctGGCAAAAACGAGTGGATAAG GAGATGGAGAAGCGGCGTAGAATAGAGGAGGGCTACAAATCCGCCCTGAATGAGTTGAAGAAAAAGTCTCACTTTGGAGGTCCAGATTATGAG GAGGGTCCAAACAGCCTCATCAACGAGGACGAGTTCTTCGATGCGGTCGAAGCCGCTCTCGACCGACAGGACAAAATAGAAGAGCAG TCCCACACGGAGAAGATAAGATTGCAGCGATCCAGCCCGGTTCCCCCCGGAGACGTCTACTCCAGCATCGGCACGCACAGGTACTCCGACAAG GTAGAGGAGATGGTGCAGAGTCACATGACCTACTCACTGCAGGACGTTGGTGGAGACGCAAACTGGCAGCTGGTTGTGGAAGAGGGAGAAATGAAG gtgtacaGGAGAGAGGTGGAAGAAAATGGGATTGTTTTGGACCCGCTGAAGGCCACCCATTCGGTAAAGGGGGTGACGGGTCACGAGGTCTGCCACTACTTCTGGGACACGACCTACCGCAACGACTGGGAGA CCACGATTGAAAACTTCAACGTCGTGGAGACGCTGTCGGACAACGTGGCCATCGTGTTTCAGACGCACAAG AGGGTGTGGCCTGCCTCTCAGAGGGACGTGCTGTACCTGTCCGCCATGAGGAAGATCATGGCCAGCAATGAGAACGACCCGGACACCTGGCTGGTCTGCAACTTCTCCGTGGACCACGACGACGCCCAG CCGTCCAGCCGCTGTGTCCGGGCCAAGATCAACATCGGCATGATCTGTCAGACCCTGGTCAGCCCACCAGAGGGCGACAAAGAGATCAGCAGAGACAACATCCTGTGTAAAATCACCTACGTCGCCAACG TGAACCCGGGGGGCTGGGCTCCGGCCTCCGTGCTCAGGGCCGTGGCGAAGAGGGAGTACCCCAAGTTCCTCAAGCGCTTCACCTCCTACGTCCAGGAGAAAACTGCCGGCAAGCCCATCTTATTCTGA
- the LOC117740116 gene encoding ceramide transfer protein-like isoform X2, giving the protein MSDNQSWNSSGSEEDVEPRDESGHLVGIVDLSGVLSKWTNYIHGWQDRWVVLKNNTLSYYKSQDETEYGCRGSLCLSKAVITPHEFDECRLDISVNDSVWYLRAQDPEHRHQWIDSVELHRTIREGRREKGGIQGTIFIPPPLADSGYGSESSLRRHGSMLSLTSATSGFSATSTSSFKGHSLREKLSEMETFRDILCRQVDTLQKYFDGCSDAVTKDELQRDKIVEDDEDDFPNTRTDGEFLHNNHGIKEKLFQSVSPKGINGIDFKGEAITFKATTAGILATLSHCIDLMVKREDSWQKRVDKEMEKRRRIEEGYKSALNELKKKSHFGGPDYEEGPNSLINEDEFFDAVEAALDRQDKIEEQSHTEKIRLQRSSPVPPGDVYSSIGTHRYSDKVEEMVQSHMTYSLQDVGGDANWQLVVEEGEMKVYRREVEENGIVLDPLKATHSVKGVTGHEVCHYFWDTTYRNDWETTIENFNVVETLSDNVAIVFQTHKRVWPASQRDVLYLSAMRKIMASNENDPDTWLVCNFSVDHDDAQPSSRCVRAKINIGMICQTLVSPPEGDKEISRDNILCKITYVANVNPGGWAPASVLRAVAKREYPKFLKRFTSYVQEKTAGKPILF; this is encoded by the exons tgGACAAATTACATCCATGGATGGCAGGACCGTTGGGTGGTCCtcaaaaacaacacactgaGCTACTACAAGTCTCAGGATGAGACCGAGTACGGCTGCCGGGGTTCCCTCTGCCTCAGCAAAGCTGTTATTACT ccTCATGAGTTTGACGAGTGCCGGCTGGACATCAGTGTAAATGACAGCGTGTGGTACCTCAGAGCACAAGACCCGGAGCACAGGCACCAGTGGATCGACTCCGTGGAGTTGCACAGA ACTatcagagaggggaggagagagaaaggaggaatcCAGGGGACAATATTCATCCCTCCACCACTG GCTGACTCTGGATACGGATCAGAGTCTAGTCTGCGGAGACATGGCTCCATGCTGTCGCTCACGTCGGCCACCAGTGGCTTCTctgccacctccacctcctccttcaag GGTCACAGCCTGAGAGAGAAGCTGTCGGAGATGGAGACCTTCAGAGATATCTTGTGCCGGCAGGTGGACACGCTTCAGAAATACTTTGACGGCTGTTCGGACGCCGTGACGaaggatgagctgcagagggatAAAA tcgtGGAGGACGATGAAGACGACTTCCCCAACACCCGGACAGACGGAGAGTTTCTGCACAACAACCACGGCATCAAAGAGAAAT TGTTCCAGTCTGTGAGTCCCAAGGGAATCAATGGCATAGACTTTAAGGGCGAGGCCATCACGTTCAAGGCCACCACAGCTGGGATCTTGGCCACGTTGTCCCACTGTATCGACCTCATggtgaagagagaagacagctGGCAAAAACGAGTGGATAAG GAGATGGAGAAGCGGCGTAGAATAGAGGAGGGCTACAAATCCGCCCTGAATGAGTTGAAGAAAAAGTCTCACTTTGGAGGTCCAGATTATGAG GAGGGTCCAAACAGCCTCATCAACGAGGACGAGTTCTTCGATGCGGTCGAAGCCGCTCTCGACCGACAGGACAAAATAGAAGAGCAG TCCCACACGGAGAAGATAAGATTGCAGCGATCCAGCCCGGTTCCCCCCGGAGACGTCTACTCCAGCATCGGCACGCACAGGTACTCCGACAAG GTAGAGGAGATGGTGCAGAGTCACATGACCTACTCACTGCAGGACGTTGGTGGAGACGCAAACTGGCAGCTGGTTGTGGAAGAGGGAGAAATGAAG gtgtacaGGAGAGAGGTGGAAGAAAATGGGATTGTTTTGGACCCGCTGAAGGCCACCCATTCGGTAAAGGGGGTGACGGGTCACGAGGTCTGCCACTACTTCTGGGACACGACCTACCGCAACGACTGGGAGA CCACGATTGAAAACTTCAACGTCGTGGAGACGCTGTCGGACAACGTGGCCATCGTGTTTCAGACGCACAAG AGGGTGTGGCCTGCCTCTCAGAGGGACGTGCTGTACCTGTCCGCCATGAGGAAGATCATGGCCAGCAATGAGAACGACCCGGACACCTGGCTGGTCTGCAACTTCTCCGTGGACCACGACGACGCCCAG CCGTCCAGCCGCTGTGTCCGGGCCAAGATCAACATCGGCATGATCTGTCAGACCCTGGTCAGCCCACCAGAGGGCGACAAAGAGATCAGCAGAGACAACATCCTGTGTAAAATCACCTACGTCGCCAACG TGAACCCGGGGGGCTGGGCTCCGGCCTCCGTGCTCAGGGCCGTGGCGAAGAGGGAGTACCCCAAGTTCCTCAAGCGCTTCACCTCCTACGTCCAGGAGAAAACTGCCGGCAAGCCCATCTTATTCTGA
- the LOC117740116 gene encoding ceramide transfer protein-like isoform X1 has product MSDNQSWNSSGSEEDVEPRDESGHLVGIVDLSGVLSKWTNYIHGWQDRWVVLKNNTLSYYKSQDETEYGCRGSLCLSKAVITPHEFDECRLDISVNDSVWYLRAQDPEHRHQWIDSVELHRTIREGRREKGGIQGTIFIPPPLADSGYGSESSLRRHGSMLSLTSATSGFSATSTSSFKKGHSLREKLSEMETFRDILCRQVDTLQKYFDGCSDAVTKDELQRDKIVEDDEDDFPNTRTDGEFLHNNHGIKEKLFQSVSPKGINGIDFKGEAITFKATTAGILATLSHCIDLMVKREDSWQKRVDKEMEKRRRIEEGYKSALNELKKKSHFGGPDYEEGPNSLINEDEFFDAVEAALDRQDKIEEQSHTEKIRLQRSSPVPPGDVYSSIGTHRYSDKVEEMVQSHMTYSLQDVGGDANWQLVVEEGEMKVYRREVEENGIVLDPLKATHSVKGVTGHEVCHYFWDTTYRNDWETTIENFNVVETLSDNVAIVFQTHKRVWPASQRDVLYLSAMRKIMASNENDPDTWLVCNFSVDHDDAQPSSRCVRAKINIGMICQTLVSPPEGDKEISRDNILCKITYVANVNPGGWAPASVLRAVAKREYPKFLKRFTSYVQEKTAGKPILF; this is encoded by the exons tgGACAAATTACATCCATGGATGGCAGGACCGTTGGGTGGTCCtcaaaaacaacacactgaGCTACTACAAGTCTCAGGATGAGACCGAGTACGGCTGCCGGGGTTCCCTCTGCCTCAGCAAAGCTGTTATTACT ccTCATGAGTTTGACGAGTGCCGGCTGGACATCAGTGTAAATGACAGCGTGTGGTACCTCAGAGCACAAGACCCGGAGCACAGGCACCAGTGGATCGACTCCGTGGAGTTGCACAGA ACTatcagagaggggaggagagagaaaggaggaatcCAGGGGACAATATTCATCCCTCCACCACTG GCTGACTCTGGATACGGATCAGAGTCTAGTCTGCGGAGACATGGCTCCATGCTGTCGCTCACGTCGGCCACCAGTGGCTTCTctgccacctccacctcctccttcaag AAGGGTCACAGCCTGAGAGAGAAGCTGTCGGAGATGGAGACCTTCAGAGATATCTTGTGCCGGCAGGTGGACACGCTTCAGAAATACTTTGACGGCTGTTCGGACGCCGTGACGaaggatgagctgcagagggatAAAA tcgtGGAGGACGATGAAGACGACTTCCCCAACACCCGGACAGACGGAGAGTTTCTGCACAACAACCACGGCATCAAAGAGAAAT TGTTCCAGTCTGTGAGTCCCAAGGGAATCAATGGCATAGACTTTAAGGGCGAGGCCATCACGTTCAAGGCCACCACAGCTGGGATCTTGGCCACGTTGTCCCACTGTATCGACCTCATggtgaagagagaagacagctGGCAAAAACGAGTGGATAAG GAGATGGAGAAGCGGCGTAGAATAGAGGAGGGCTACAAATCCGCCCTGAATGAGTTGAAGAAAAAGTCTCACTTTGGAGGTCCAGATTATGAG GAGGGTCCAAACAGCCTCATCAACGAGGACGAGTTCTTCGATGCGGTCGAAGCCGCTCTCGACCGACAGGACAAAATAGAAGAGCAG TCCCACACGGAGAAGATAAGATTGCAGCGATCCAGCCCGGTTCCCCCCGGAGACGTCTACTCCAGCATCGGCACGCACAGGTACTCCGACAAG GTAGAGGAGATGGTGCAGAGTCACATGACCTACTCACTGCAGGACGTTGGTGGAGACGCAAACTGGCAGCTGGTTGTGGAAGAGGGAGAAATGAAG gtgtacaGGAGAGAGGTGGAAGAAAATGGGATTGTTTTGGACCCGCTGAAGGCCACCCATTCGGTAAAGGGGGTGACGGGTCACGAGGTCTGCCACTACTTCTGGGACACGACCTACCGCAACGACTGGGAGA CCACGATTGAAAACTTCAACGTCGTGGAGACGCTGTCGGACAACGTGGCCATCGTGTTTCAGACGCACAAG AGGGTGTGGCCTGCCTCTCAGAGGGACGTGCTGTACCTGTCCGCCATGAGGAAGATCATGGCCAGCAATGAGAACGACCCGGACACCTGGCTGGTCTGCAACTTCTCCGTGGACCACGACGACGCCCAG CCGTCCAGCCGCTGTGTCCGGGCCAAGATCAACATCGGCATGATCTGTCAGACCCTGGTCAGCCCACCAGAGGGCGACAAAGAGATCAGCAGAGACAACATCCTGTGTAAAATCACCTACGTCGCCAACG TGAACCCGGGGGGCTGGGCTCCGGCCTCCGTGCTCAGGGCCGTGGCGAAGAGGGAGTACCCCAAGTTCCTCAAGCGCTTCACCTCCTACGTCCAGGAGAAAACTGCCGGCAAGCCCATCTTATTCTGA